Within the Solwaraspora sp. WMMA2056 genome, the region GGACGCCTTCCGCCAGGCCGACCAGGTGTTGCTCTCCGGTGTCCAGGGGATCACCGACCTGATCACCACACCGGGTCTGATCAACCTGGACTTCGCCGACGTGAAGAGCGTGATGAGCGGGGCCGGCAGCGCACTGATGGGCATCGGTAGCGCCCGGGGCGAGAACCGGGCCGTCGAGGCCGCCGAGGCCGCCATCTCCAGCCCGCTGCTGGAACAGAGCATGGACGGTGCCCGGGGGGTGCTGCTGTCCATCGCCGGTGGCTCCGATCTCGGGCTGTTCGAGATCAACGACGCGGCCCAGCTGGTCACCGACGCCGCGCACGCCGACGCCAACATCATCTTCGGCGCGGTCATCGACGACGCCCTCGGCGACGAGGTGCGGGTGACCGTCATCGCCGCCGGGTTCGACGGCGGGGCACCGGCGTACAAGCCGGCCGAAGGTCCGCGCAAGGTGCCCGCGAGCCCGGTGTCGCCGGCCGCCCCGGCGGTGGCGCCGGCCCCCCAGCCGCCGACCCCGCAGACCCGCCGGGTGCTCTTCGACGACGTGGACGTGCCGGACTTCCTGAAGAACGGCTCGTGACCAGCCGCGACCGGCGTACCGACGGGGACCGGCGGGCCGAGCTGGCCGACGCGCTCGTTGCGGTCCGGGCCCGGGTCACCGCCGCCGCCGTGGCGGCCGGCCGCGACCCCGCCGAGGTGACGTTGATCGCGGTGACCAAGAC harbors:
- the ftsZ gene encoding cell division protein FtsZ — translated: MTPPHNYLAVIKVVGIGGGGVNAVNRMIEVGLKGVEFIAINTDAQALLMSDADVKLDVGRELTRGLGAGANPDVGKNAAEDHRDEIEEVLKGADMVFVTCGEGGGTGTGGAPVVANIARKLGALTIGVVTRPFSFEGKRRQVQAEAGIEELRNQCDTLIVIPNDRLLALGDRGISMMDAFRQADQVLLSGVQGITDLITTPGLINLDFADVKSVMSGAGSALMGIGSARGENRAVEAAEAAISSPLLEQSMDGARGVLLSIAGGSDLGLFEINDAAQLVTDAAHADANIIFGAVIDDALGDEVRVTVIAAGFDGGAPAYKPAEGPRKVPASPVSPAAPAVAPAPQPPTPQTRRVLFDDVDVPDFLKNGS